The following proteins are encoded in a genomic region of Pyrus communis chromosome 11, drPyrComm1.1, whole genome shotgun sequence:
- the LOC137709463 gene encoding GATA transcription factor 9-like: MELPEFHLGGYFNGGATKLSPEKKPAGGDFTVDDLLDFSNEDPFVTTADGGGGFFDPAADSSAVTAVDSCNSSVSGGEPQFSGNRSFGDSQISGALCVPYDDLAELEWLSNFVEDSFSADKDLQSLQFLSVSNTTKPQTPETCSSSETPQNAPLFPSETPLPGKARSKRSRAAPGDWSTRLLHLITPNNDTKPPKTTLHKKRDGAIGGGNSHSGSDSSGRKCLHCAAEKTPQWRTGPMGPKTLCNACGVRYKSGRLVPEYRPAASPTFVSARHSNSHRKVLELRRQKEVQGSHHHQFLSQSSIFGVSNGGHDEYLIHHHNVNDFRQMM, encoded by the exons ATGGAACTGCCCGAGTTCCACCTCGGCGGCTACTTCAACGGCGGAGCCACCAAGTTATCGCCGGAAAAGAAGCCGGCCGGCGGCGATTTCACCGTTGACGACCTCCTCGACTTCTCTAATGAAGACCCCTTCGTCACCACAGCGGACGGCGGCGGCGGTTTCTTTGACCCTGCCGCCGATTCCTCAGCGGTCACCGCCGTTGACAGCTGTAATTCCTCAGTCTCTGGCGGAGAGCCTCAGTTCTCCGGCAACCGGAGCTTTGGCGACTCTCAGATCTCCGGCGCCCTCTGCGTTCCG TACGACGATTTGGCGGAGCTGGAATGGCTGTCGAACTTTGTGGAGGATTCTTTCTCAGCAGACAAGGATTTACAATCTCTCCAGTTCCTCTCCGTAAGCAACACAACCAAGCCTCAAACCCCCGAAACGTGTTCGTCCTCCGAAACGCCTCAAAACGCACCGCTTTTCCCCTCCGAAACGCCTCTCCCGGGCAAGGCTCGAAGCAAGCGCTCACGCGCCGCCCCCGGAGACTGGTCCACGCGCCTCCTCCACCTCATCACTCCCAACAATGACACCAAACCTCCTAAAACAACATTGCATAAGAAGAGAGATGGTGCCATTGGTGGGGGCAATTCGCATTCGGGTTCAGACTCTTCAGGCCGAAAATGCCTCCATTGCGCGGCTGAGAAGACCCCGCAATGGCGAACTGGGCCCATGGGACCTAAAACTCTTTGCAACGCTTGCGGTGTCCGGTACAAGTCAGGTCGGCTTGTGCCCGAGTACCGGCCCGCCGCGAGCCCTACTTTCGTGTCGGCTAGGCACTCCAATTCGCATAGGAAGGTTCTGGAGCTCCGAAGACAGAAGGAGGTTCAGGGATCACATCATCATCAATTTCTGAGTCAAAGTTCCATTTTTGGCGTATCCAACGGTGGTCATGATGAGTACTTGATCCATCATCATAATGTGAACGATTTTCGGCAGATGATGTAG
- the LOC137708249 gene encoding protein transport protein SEC13 homolog B-like, translating into MPAQKVETGHQDTVHDVVMDYYGKRLATASSDNTIKIIGVSNSSSQHLATLTGHQGPVWQVAWAHPKFGSLLASCSYDGRVILWKEGNQNEWTQVHVFDDHKSSVNSIAWAPHELGLCLACGSSDGNISVFTARSDGGWDTSRIDQAHPVGVTSVSWAPSTAPGALVGSGLLDPVQKLCSGGCDNTVKVWKLGNGVWKLDCFPALQMHVDWVRDVAWAPNLGLPKSTIASASQDGKVIIWTVGKDGDQWEGKVLHDFNAPVWRVSWSLTGNILAVADGNNIVTLWKEEVDGEWQQVTTVEP; encoded by the coding sequence ATGCCTGCACAAAAGGTTGAGACTGGTCACCAGGACACAGTCCATGATGTGGTCATGGATTACTATGGTAAGCGCCTCGCCACAGCTTCATCCGACAACACAATTAAGATAATTGGGGTGAGCAATTCGTCCTCTCAGCATCTTGCAACCCTTACTGGTCACCAGGGGCCGGTTTGGCAGGTTGCTTGGGCTCATCCGAAATTTGGGTCTTTACTTGCTTCCTGTTCTTATGATGGGCGTGTCATACTGTGGAAGGAAGGTAATCAGAATGAATGGACCCAAGTTCATGTTTTTGATGACCACAAATCCTCTGTGAACTCGATTGCTTGGGCTCCTCATGAACTCGGTCTTTGTTTGGCGTGTGGTTCTTCTGATGGGAACATCTCAGTTTTCACTGCAAGGTCGGATGGTGGCTGGGATACCTCGAGGATCGATCAAGCTCACCCAGTTGGTGTCACCTCTGTTTCTTGGGCTCCCTCAACAGCCCCAGGTGCTCTTGTTGGTTCTGGTTTGCTTGACCCTGTTCAGAAGCTGTGTTCCGGTGGCTGTGATAATACTGTAAAAGTGTGGAAGCTTGGTAATGGCGTTTGGAAGCTGGACTGCTTTCCGGCTCTTCAAATGCATGTTGATTGGGTCAGGGATGTTGCTTGGGCACCCAACTTGGGACTACCGAAATCTACGATTGCCAGTGCCTCACAGGATGGTAAAGTGATTATATGGACTGTGGGCAAGGATGGGGATCAATGGGAAGGTAAGGTGCTACATGATTTCAATGCACCTGTTTGGAGGGTCTCATGGTCGCTGACTGGAAACATATTGGCTGTGGCTGATGGGAACAACATCGTGACATTATGGAAGGAAGAAGTAGATGGCGAGTGGCAACAGGTGACAACGGTTGAGCCATAG